Within Spinacia oleracea cultivar Varoflay chromosome 4, BTI_SOV_V1, whole genome shotgun sequence, the genomic segment ACCCGTCATAAAGAGAGAGAGTCCATGTAACAAGTTCAAAtgaggttccaccttaaaaccatatggcaataaggggagtagcTCTCTTGGCCTTATTAGGTGGTTAGctctcttctcttttatcaatgtgggactctcacacgtgatgtttcatgggtcagatCTTAACAGATACGTACCCACAATTTAAGGGCAGAAATATTGCAGCAAATTAAGCTACAAAGAAAAGCATCAAAAGTTCAAAACCCACAAAGTGGGAACATGGTTTCCCAAAAGCAATTCCTTGAAAAACAAGCTCACAATATCTTAATAATGAAAGAAACAACACCAACTGTACTTTTTTGTCTAACTCCAGATCAGTCACACCACATATGGGCCACTCTATAAATTCAAATCAATTTAATACAACAAAAAATGAGAGGAATTTTCCTGTTCCTCTAAAAAAAATGGCATCTAACCAAAACTTGAAAGATCTGCAATGGGGACTGCAACAGTTGGAATCAGGAAACTTGCAGAAagtttccttctttctttctcaTCAAACTTCAGGCTGTCACCAAGAAACAGAATCCTCCATCAACATAAACCTCTCCAAGGAAAACAATGCTCTCTTTGTTTACCTCCTCACACAGCTCTCAACAACAATGCCGGCCTTGAGAAACTTGGAGTTCCATAGAGTTTTATGGGAAGTTGAGTATCTCCATAGCCTCAAATTGTTGCTTGAAAACAACCCGGGAGTTAAGCAAATCGTGTTTCGAAGAAATGACTTCAGTTCAGATTGCTTGCAGGAGTTGTCAGAGATTCTGAAGAGGGATGAAAATGTCAAGGAAATTCTGTTTTGTGAATCATGTATTGGAGCAAGAGGTGCTGGGATAATAGCTGATGTTCTGAAGGTGAATGACAGCTTAGAAGAGTTGCAAATTTGGGAAGATTCAATTGGTATGAAAGGGGCAGAGGAGCTCTCTAAGATGATTGAAGTTAACACATCTCTGAAACTGTTGACAGTATTCGATTCTAGCTCGTATGTTGCAACACCGATAATTTCAGCAGTTTTAGCTAGGAATAGAGAAATGGAAGTTCACATTTGGAGCTCGGTGAAGCGTGAGAATTGTACAAAAGTGGTGGAGTTTGTGCCAGAAAATAACACACTCAGAATATACAGGCTTGACGTATCAGGAGCTTGCAGGGTTGTGTGTGCTCTAGGGATGAATACGATAGTTAAGGTTCTTGATATGACAGGTGTTAGATTGAAGTCGAAATGGGCGAGGGAATTCAGATGGGTGTTAGAGCAGAATACAACTCTAAAAGAAGTGAAGTTGTCAACATGTTGTTTGAAAGATAAAGGGGTAGTCTATGTATCAGCAGGACTATTTAAGAACAGAAGCTTGGAAACTCTGCATTTAGATGGCAACTGTTTTAGTGGGGTAGGAGTTGAGCATTTGGTTTGCCCATTGAGCAGATTTTCTGCACTTCAATGCCAAGCAAACACAACACTGAAATCTCTTACACTTGGAGGAGAAAGAATGAGGGTTGGGCGGGCGGGTTTGGAAGCGATTCTACAGATGATCACGAGCAATCAGAGTTTAACTAGGCTAGGGATATTTGATGATCAGGGGTTGAGACCAGATGACATTGTCAGAATATTTCAGAGTTTGAAGAAAAATGCTTCTTTGAAGTGTTTGTCATTGAAGGGTTGTAGAGGAGTTAAGGGAGAGTCGGTTTTACAAGCGATTGTTGAGACTTTACAGGTGAATCCTTGGATTGAGGAGATTGATTTCGAGGATACACCGTTACAGAAGGTAGGAATGGCTGATGGGATATATCAGAAACTGAGTCAGAATTCAAAGTCTGAACCAGATTTGGATTTTTTTAAGGACATGCCTATGATTACACCAAAGAGCTGTAGGGTCTTCCTATGTGGGCAGGAATATGCAGGTAAATACAACaactaaatatcaatttttgcaCAAAATAAGAATGCTGATCATGATTATAATCCACTATATTGAATCTTAGTATGTCACTTGCACAAAACAACCATAGATCACATATGCTCCAAAAGAAAGGGTTACTGAAAACCATTCTTAAGTCAACAGACTATTTTATCTGTAAATGTATGACTGCAGGTAAAAATTCACTTTGCAATTCAATATCCTACAATTTTTCATCAACCAAACTACCCTACGGAGAGCAAGTCCGGACTTTGGTAAACCCGGTTGAGCAAGCAATCAAATCAGAAGGGATGAAGATCAGAAGTTTCAAAGATGAAGGCACAAAGATTACTATATGGAATCTGGGTGGTCAGCAACAACTGTATTCTCTGCATGATCTCATGTTCCCTGGGCATGGAAGTGCATCATTTTTCCTCATCCTATTAAGTATGTTCAGAAAACCGAGCAACAAAGAGATGAAAGACCCGGTTGAAGTTGCAGAAGACTTACAGTATTGGCTCAGATTTATAGTCTCTAACTCAAGAAGAGCAGTCCAACAATGCATGCTTCCGAATGTGACCTTAGTCCTGACACACGTTGACAAGATCATTCAGCCCTCTCAGAATTTTCAGGCTATTGTGAACACGATCCAAGGACTCAGAGAGAAATTCAATGGGTTCCTTGAGTTTTACCCAACTGTATTCACAGTTGATGCGAGATCACCAACATCTGCAAGTAAACTCGCACAACATTTAAAGAATACAAGCAAGATGATCCTACAAAGGGTTCCCCGAGTTTATGAGTTGTGCAATGACTTAGCCGAGACACTATTGGATTGGAGAAAAGAAAATGACAACAAACCTGCTATGAGTTGGAAAGAATTCTGTGAACTTTGCCAAGTGAAGGTTCCACCTTTGAGGGTTCGGTCTAGATCTGAGAACAAAGAGAAGACTGAGATGAGAAGGCGAACAGTTGCTAGCTGTCTTCATCATATAGGAGAGGTTATTTACTTTGATTATCCTGGTGTTTTTATCCTAGATTGTGAATGGTTTTGCCAAGAAGTGCTAGGGCATTTAGTGAGATTAAAAACTGCTCGGAAACAAGGTTTGTTGAGGAATGGCTTCATAAGCTG encodes:
- the LOC110786252 gene encoding protein TORNADO 1 encodes the protein MGHSINSNQFNTTKNERNFPVPLKKMASNQNLKDLQWGLQQLESGNLQKVSFFLSHQTSGCHQETESSININLSKENNALFVYLLTQLSTTMPALRNLEFHRVLWEVEYLHSLKLLLENNPGVKQIVFRRNDFSSDCLQELSEILKRDENVKEILFCESCIGARGAGIIADVLKVNDSLEELQIWEDSIGMKGAEELSKMIEVNTSLKLLTVFDSSSYVATPIISAVLARNREMEVHIWSSVKRENCTKVVEFVPENNTLRIYRLDVSGACRVVCALGMNTIVKVLDMTGVRLKSKWAREFRWVLEQNTTLKEVKLSTCCLKDKGVVYVSAGLFKNRSLETLHLDGNCFSGVGVEHLVCPLSRFSALQCQANTTLKSLTLGGERMRVGRAGLEAILQMITSNQSLTRLGIFDDQGLRPDDIVRIFQSLKKNASLKCLSLKGCRGVKGESVLQAIVETLQVNPWIEEIDFEDTPLQKVGMADGIYQKLSQNSKSEPDLDFFKDMPMITPKSCRVFLCGQEYAGKNSLCNSISYNFSSTKLPYGEQVRTLVNPVEQAIKSEGMKIRSFKDEGTKITIWNLGGQQQLYSLHDLMFPGHGSASFFLILLSMFRKPSNKEMKDPVEVAEDLQYWLRFIVSNSRRAVQQCMLPNVTLVLTHVDKIIQPSQNFQAIVNTIQGLREKFNGFLEFYPTVFTVDARSPTSASKLAQHLKNTSKMILQRVPRVYELCNDLAETLLDWRKENDNKPAMSWKEFCELCQVKVPPLRVRSRSENKEKTEMRRRTVASCLHHIGEVIYFDYPGVFILDCEWFCQEVLGHLVRLKTARKQGLLRNGFISWKELEKILKASFQSQLLGMGCSKVFENLEATDLVRVMLKLELCYEQDPNDLNSAIFVPSFLEEGRQKPQKWQFSSSDCVYAGRHLECHDSSCTFLTPAFFPQLQVYLHNKFMTLKDEHGATYSMENSLISININGIDVRVELGGQLSHHIDILACSTKNLTETLRLIHQLIIPAIHGLCQGVVLIENIIRPECVKSLTPPRYRKTQFVALHKLKEALLTVPADGMYDYQHTWSAVSDAGKLVIRAGFDFARDLLSDDDFREVLHRRYHDLYNLANELDVPPENDPEIVSAMTDPRVDPSFSGIAKGVEQVLERLKIIEQEIRDLKQEIQGLRYYEHRLLLELHRKVDHLVNYNSQIEERKVPNMFFFVRTENYSRKLVTTIISGMTAMRLHMLCEFRREMHVVEDQMGCEIMQVDNLTVKCLAPYMTKFMTLLTFALKIGAHLATGMGSMIPNLGREAAHLLDSSLLTGAAGAAGAAGVAGAAGAAAFGAMAIGSSRTRDRSRNIQQDQRAAQQWVLDFLRDRGCSTGRDIAEQFGLWRVKYRDTGQVAWICKRHMSLRANEIVQVPL